Proteins from one Haloarchaeobius litoreus genomic window:
- a CDS encoding acyl-CoA thioesterase: MPQQCGRETTLRESFTEMSEILMPNSTNNLGRALGGSVLHWMDICGAIAARRFSQRQVVTASMDHVDFIAPIELGDIVTVTGYVFDTGRTSMDVKVDVLAERPSHGETAETASSFFSFVALDADERPTEIPALRCPTEEQRELRDDALAERRQRRRELAVDGSHKTS, encoded by the coding sequence ATGCCACAGCAGTGCGGCCGGGAGACGACACTCCGGGAGTCGTTCACCGAGATGAGCGAGATACTGATGCCGAACAGCACGAACAACCTCGGGCGCGCCCTCGGCGGGTCCGTCCTCCACTGGATGGACATCTGTGGGGCCATCGCCGCGCGCCGGTTCTCGCAGCGGCAGGTGGTCACGGCGTCGATGGACCACGTCGACTTCATCGCACCCATCGAGCTGGGGGACATCGTCACCGTCACGGGCTACGTCTTCGACACGGGCCGGACCAGCATGGACGTGAAGGTCGACGTACTGGCCGAACGGCCGAGTCACGGCGAGACGGCCGAGACGGCGAGTTCGTTCTTCAGCTTCGTCGCGCTCGACGCCGACGAGCGACCGACCGAGATACCGGCGCTCCGGTGCCCGACCGAGGAGCAGCGCGAACTCCGCGACGACGCGCTGGCGGAGCGACGGCAGCGGCGGCGCGAGCTCGCGGTGGACGGAAGCCACAAAACAAGCTAG
- a CDS encoding HAD family hydrolase, with protein sequence MERYDLLYRLYDEFDTETLRDYQEFVDLFPAVDSRVALEHWQDASEELEARKGEIRDAFVPGETFAEVAAHATRDQAFTALDLLSTYDRAINVLVLDVDETLRSAGKTDNEIPRDTLHRLTEFHENGVPIVICTGQTLENVKGFMIQGLGSEVVHSGDLSIVYESGNGVFTPGHGAETKRLLYEGLDEFVREVFDDVRARALTEAPEDVRHGCHLQGNEFNVTLKPNYETGSERAREIIDTALVYQLHLLGTAVARAADEDVDEDDAVGWARAYYADADPEIRGVLEREGEYEARDLDELPPVLDDAFERVDVAYYEADAAEISSLELNKVAGVEAALDVLGVDDPFALVMGDSKTDLRVMRWAEENHAGIAAAPDHASSDVLEHVLSTDELVFDRGKSAELLGTAYAMNCLASLD encoded by the coding sequence ATGGAACGATACGATCTGCTGTACCGGCTGTACGACGAGTTCGACACCGAGACGCTCCGGGACTACCAGGAGTTCGTCGACCTCTTCCCGGCGGTCGACTCCCGCGTCGCCCTCGAACACTGGCAGGACGCCAGCGAGGAACTGGAGGCGCGCAAGGGCGAGATACGCGACGCGTTCGTGCCCGGCGAGACGTTCGCCGAGGTCGCCGCACACGCCACCCGCGACCAGGCGTTCACCGCGCTCGACCTCCTCTCGACCTACGACCGCGCCATCAACGTCCTCGTGCTCGACGTGGACGAGACGTTGCGCTCCGCCGGAAAGACCGACAACGAGATCCCGCGGGACACGCTCCACCGGCTCACCGAGTTCCACGAGAACGGCGTCCCCATCGTCATCTGCACCGGCCAGACCCTGGAGAACGTCAAGGGCTTCATGATCCAGGGGCTGGGCAGCGAGGTGGTCCACTCCGGCGACCTCAGCATCGTCTACGAGTCCGGCAACGGCGTCTTCACGCCGGGCCACGGCGCGGAGACGAAGCGCCTGCTCTACGAGGGCCTCGACGAGTTCGTCCGCGAGGTGTTCGACGACGTGCGGGCCCGCGCCCTCACCGAGGCCCCCGAGGACGTCCGCCACGGCTGTCACCTCCAGGGGAACGAGTTCAACGTCACGCTCAAGCCGAACTACGAGACCGGCAGCGAGCGCGCCCGCGAGATCATCGACACCGCGCTCGTCTACCAGCTCCACCTGCTCGGCACCGCGGTCGCCCGGGCTGCCGACGAAGACGTCGACGAGGACGACGCCGTCGGGTGGGCGCGGGCGTACTACGCCGACGCCGACCCCGAGATCCGCGGCGTGCTCGAACGCGAGGGCGAGTACGAGGCCCGTGACCTCGACGAGCTGCCCCCGGTCCTCGACGATGCCTTCGAACGCGTCGACGTGGCCTACTACGAGGCCGACGCCGCCGAGATATCGAGTCTGGAGCTCAACAAGGTCGCCGGCGTCGAGGCGGCCCTCGACGTGCTCGGCGTCGACGACCCCTTCGCCCTCGTCATGGGCGACTCCAAGACCGACCTGCGGGTGATGCGCTGGGCGGAGGAGAATCACGCGGGCATCGCGGCCGCCCCCGACCACGCCTCCTCCGACGTGCTCGAACACGTCCTCTCGACCGACGAACTCGTGTTCGACCGCGGGAAGTCCGCCGAGCTGCTCGGGACCGCGTACGCGATGAACTGTCTCGCGAGCCTGGACTGA
- a CDS encoding ArsA family ATPase, whose translation MAKFLLYGGKGGVGKTSCAAATGLSLARRGERTLIVSTDPAHSLGDALGVALGGEPTAVTENLWAVEADPAAGQEQYERIVRALAAEFRRAGLDLSEADVDRLFEAGFVPGSDEVASLSFFLDYDADRWDRVVFDTAPTGHTLRLLTLPDVLGEGLSTAMQIRGEVRQLVDRARSVVFGPAAFWGRDDDAEDIEAFRADLREVAELLRDPERTEFRVVLLPETLAIEETARLVERLRQFAVPVETLVVNRVLESAETDCARCRARAESHEHHLDEIRERFDGMAVQVVPDLGPEAYGRDALDELAERLRV comes from the coding sequence ATGGCGAAGTTCCTGCTCTACGGCGGCAAGGGCGGCGTCGGGAAGACCTCGTGTGCGGCCGCGACGGGCCTCTCCCTCGCCCGACGTGGCGAGCGCACGCTGATCGTCTCGACCGACCCCGCGCACTCGCTGGGGGACGCCCTCGGCGTCGCACTCGGGGGCGAGCCGACGGCGGTCACCGAGAACCTGTGGGCCGTCGAGGCCGACCCTGCGGCGGGACAGGAGCAGTACGAGCGGATCGTCCGCGCGCTGGCGGCGGAGTTCCGGCGGGCGGGGCTGGACCTCTCCGAGGCGGACGTGGACCGGCTGTTCGAGGCGGGGTTCGTCCCGGGGAGCGACGAGGTGGCGTCGCTCTCGTTCTTCCTGGACTACGACGCCGACCGCTGGGACAGGGTGGTGTTCGACACGGCACCGACCGGGCACACGCTGCGGCTGCTGACGCTCCCGGACGTGCTCGGCGAGGGGCTCTCGACGGCGATGCAGATCCGGGGCGAGGTGCGCCAGCTGGTCGACCGCGCGCGCAGCGTCGTCTTCGGCCCGGCGGCGTTCTGGGGGCGGGACGACGACGCCGAGGACATCGAGGCGTTCCGTGCGGACCTGCGCGAGGTGGCCGAACTGCTGCGGGACCCCGAACGCACCGAGTTCCGGGTGGTGCTGCTGCCGGAGACGCTCGCCATCGAGGAGACCGCGCGGCTGGTCGAACGGCTGCGCCAGTTCGCGGTACCGGTCGAGACACTGGTCGTGAACCGGGTGCTGGAGTCGGCTGAGACGGACTGTGCGCGCTGTCGGGCGCGAGCGGAGAGCCACGAGCACCACCTCGACGAGATACGCGAGCGGTTCGACGGGATGGCGGTTCAGGTCGTCCCGGACCTCGGCCCGGAGGCGTACGGCCGGGACGCGCTCGACGAACTGGCCGAGCGGCTGCGGGTCTAA
- the nrdR gene encoding transcriptional regulator NrdR, giving the protein MDCPDCGHEPTRVVDTATSADGTAVRRRRECTTCSFRFTTYERTEWDSLRVEKRDGSVEPFDREKLRAGVERAVEKRPVGADDVATLVDAVKADLLDDDGRVVTSERVGALVSERLRSLDGVAYVRFVSVYRAFSDPAAFRRELDAVLDEADDAVDGDAAADDGAGQPRDQTESDT; this is encoded by the coding sequence ATGGACTGCCCGGACTGCGGACACGAGCCGACGCGCGTGGTCGACACGGCGACGAGTGCCGACGGGACCGCGGTGCGTCGGCGGCGCGAGTGCACGACGTGTTCGTTCCGGTTCACGACCTACGAGCGGACCGAGTGGGACTCGCTCCGCGTCGAGAAGCGTGACGGGAGCGTCGAGCCGTTCGACCGCGAGAAGCTCCGCGCCGGTGTCGAGCGAGCCGTCGAGAAGCGACCCGTCGGCGCCGACGACGTTGCGACCCTCGTGGACGCCGTGAAGGCGGACCTGCTGGACGACGACGGCCGAGTCGTCACGTCCGAGCGCGTCGGCGCGCTCGTCTCCGAACGACTGCGGTCGCTCGACGGTGTCGCCTACGTCCGCTTCGTCTCGGTGTACCGTGCGTTCTCGGACCCGGCGGCGTTCCGGCGCGAACTCGACGCGGTGCTCGACGAGGCCGACGACGCCGTGGACGGCGACGCCGCTGCAGACGACGGGGCGGGGCAGCCACGCGACCAGACGGAATCCGACACATGA
- a CDS encoding DUF7110 family protein — translation MSAENSGQVFRLHSTLELPLEDVREFLSNDPELPDGIESVDITRRNNTLILKAISADKSVSKYTPTAQLKASVVENRVYEEEPDDQHRGPRWGDEEEEEEEIPSELVEFAAFKGDRETVLQNSLLQYEMFLVLCAIAREAEKGTLTAITAHDGDLDATRIVDGEDRPASIEVVEGRSEGQAANSGVNWRDNKFISD, via the coding sequence ATGTCAGCAGAAAACTCCGGTCAGGTATTCAGGCTCCACTCGACACTGGAACTTCCCCTCGAAGACGTTCGAGAGTTCCTCTCGAACGACCCGGAGCTTCCAGACGGTATCGAATCGGTAGACATCACACGACGCAACAACACCCTCATTCTCAAGGCGATCTCGGCCGACAAATCGGTCAGCAAGTACACGCCCACTGCACAGCTGAAGGCCAGTGTCGTCGAGAACCGAGTGTACGAGGAGGAACCCGATGACCAGCATCGCGGCCCGCGCTGGGGCGACGAGGAAGAGGAGGAGGAGGAGATTCCCTCCGAGCTCGTCGAGTTCGCCGCGTTCAAGGGCGACCGCGAGACGGTGCTCCAGAACTCGCTGCTCCAGTACGAGATGTTCCTCGTCCTGTGTGCCATCGCCCGCGAGGCCGAGAAGGGGACGCTGACCGCCATCACCGCCCACGACGGCGACCTCGACGCGACCCGCATCGTCGACGGCGAGGACCGCCCGGCCTCCATCGAGGTCGTCGAAGGTCGGTCCGAGGGCCAGGCCGCCAACAGCGGCGTGAACTGGCGGGACAACAAGTTCATCAGCGACTAA
- a CDS encoding glutaredoxin family protein, with protein MTFDPNQSLPQEEVDERVRTAIAENEVVLFMKGTEMMPQCGYSDRALGLIGQYREEFATVDTLESLEEFRAALSEHSGWETIPQTFVDGEFVGGSDVLAELDERGELEGTLEGTLDA; from the coding sequence ATGACGTTCGACCCGAACCAGAGCCTCCCGCAGGAGGAAGTCGACGAGCGCGTGCGGACGGCCATCGCGGAGAACGAGGTCGTCCTGTTCATGAAGGGCACGGAGATGATGCCACAGTGTGGCTACTCGGACCGAGCGCTCGGGCTCATCGGCCAGTACCGCGAGGAGTTCGCGACGGTCGACACGCTCGAGTCCCTGGAGGAGTTCCGGGCGGCGCTCTCGGAGCACTCGGGCTGGGAGACCATCCCGCAGACGTTCGTGGACGGCGAGTTCGTCGGCGGCAGCGACGTGCTCGCGGAACTCGACGAGCGCGGCGAGCTCGAAGGCACGCTCGAAGGCACGCTCGACGCCTGA
- the gfcR gene encoding transcriptional regulator GfcR encodes MKNVDDLIESAAELAEHGHSKGEIADELNVSRETASWLVERAGGSATPATNDTAAPAGGPQDIHVDWSTVGRDSFRLEAVTSAMADLLAKQGEDVDLTVGIEKAGAPIATHIASELDTDLASYAPSKHQWDEGELDTDVGGSFSRNFAQIRDRDCYVVDDTITSGTTMTETIEAIQDEGGNPVAACVLVDKQGLDEVEGVPVYSLFQVISVGSEE; translated from the coding sequence ATGAAGAACGTCGACGACCTCATCGAGAGCGCCGCGGAGCTGGCCGAGCACGGTCACTCCAAGGGCGAGATCGCGGACGAGCTGAACGTCTCCCGCGAGACCGCCTCCTGGCTGGTCGAGCGCGCCGGTGGCTCCGCGACCCCGGCCACGAACGACACCGCCGCCCCCGCCGGCGGCCCGCAGGACATCCACGTCGACTGGTCCACGGTCGGCCGCGACAGCTTCCGGCTCGAAGCCGTGACCAGCGCGATGGCCGACCTGCTCGCGAAACAGGGCGAGGACGTCGACCTCACCGTCGGTATCGAGAAGGCTGGCGCGCCCATCGCCACCCACATCGCCAGCGAGCTCGACACCGACCTCGCCAGCTACGCCCCCAGCAAACACCAGTGGGACGAGGGCGAGCTCGACACCGACGTCGGCGGCTCGTTCTCGCGGAACTTCGCGCAGATCCGAGACCGCGACTGCTACGTCGTCGACGACACCATCACCTCGGGGACGACGATGACCGAGACCATCGAGGCCATCCAGGACGAGGGCGGCAACCCCGTCGCGGCCTGCGTCCTCGTCGACAAGCAGGGACTCGACGAGGTCGAGGGCGTGCCCGTCTACTCGCTGTTCCAGGTCATCTCCGTCGGCAGCGAGGAGTAG
- a CDS encoding mandelate racemase/muconate lactonizing enzyme family protein, which yields MGIDYTQLHDPNAEYTMRDLSAETMGVTRERGGDRDVEITDVQTTMVDGNFPWTLVRIYTDAGVVGTGEAYWGAGVPELIERMKPFVVGENPLDIDRLYEHLIQKMSGEGSVEGITVTAIAGIEVALHDLAGKILEVPAYQLLGGKYRDEMRVYCDCHTEEEADPEACADEAERVVEELGYDALKFDLDVPSGLEKDRANRHLRPGEIRHKAEIVEQVTERVKDRADVAFDCHWTFSGGSAKRLASAIEEYDVWWLEDPVPPENLEVQKEVTGSTITPITVGENRYRVTEERRLIEEQAVDIVAPDMPKVGGMRETRKIADVANQYYVPVAMHNVSSPVATMASAHVGAAIPNALAVEYHSYELGWWEDLVEEDVIEDGYIEVPEEPGLGVTLDMDAVAEHMVEGETLFDEA from the coding sequence ATGGGCATCGATTACACGCAGCTACACGACCCGAACGCGGAGTACACGATGCGGGACCTCTCCGCGGAGACGATGGGCGTGACACGCGAGCGCGGCGGCGACCGGGACGTCGAGATAACCGACGTGCAGACGACGATGGTCGACGGGAACTTCCCGTGGACCCTGGTCCGGATCTACACCGACGCCGGCGTCGTCGGCACCGGCGAGGCGTACTGGGGCGCTGGCGTCCCCGAACTCATCGAGCGCATGAAACCGTTCGTCGTCGGGGAGAACCCGCTCGACATCGACCGTCTCTACGAACACCTCATCCAGAAGATGTCCGGCGAGGGGTCGGTCGAGGGCATCACCGTCACCGCCATCGCCGGCATCGAGGTCGCACTGCACGACCTCGCCGGGAAGATACTCGAGGTTCCGGCCTACCAGCTGCTCGGCGGGAAGTACCGCGACGAGATGCGCGTCTACTGCGACTGCCACACCGAGGAAGAGGCCGACCCGGAGGCCTGTGCCGACGAGGCCGAGCGCGTCGTCGAGGAGCTGGGTTACGACGCCCTGAAGTTCGACCTCGACGTGCCGTCGGGGCTGGAGAAGGACCGCGCGAACCGGCACCTCCGTCCGGGCGAGATCCGCCACAAGGCGGAGATCGTCGAGCAGGTGACCGAGCGCGTGAAGGACCGCGCGGACGTGGCGTTCGACTGCCACTGGACGTTCTCGGGTGGGTCGGCGAAGCGCCTCGCCAGCGCCATCGAGGAGTACGACGTGTGGTGGCTGGAGGACCCCGTCCCGCCGGAGAACCTGGAGGTCCAGAAGGAGGTCACGGGGTCGACCATCACCCCCATCACGGTCGGCGAGAACCGGTACCGTGTGACCGAGGAGCGCCGCCTCATCGAGGAGCAGGCGGTCGACATCGTCGCGCCCGACATGCCGAAGGTCGGCGGGATGCGCGAGACGCGGAAGATCGCCGATGTGGCGAACCAGTACTACGTCCCGGTCGCGATGCACAACGTCTCCTCGCCGGTCGCGACGATGGCCAGCGCGCACGTCGGCGCGGCCATCCCGAACGCGCTCGCCGTCGAGTACCACTCCTACGAGCTCGGCTGGTGGGAGGACCTCGTCGAGGAGGACGTCATCGAGGACGGCTACATCGAGGTTCCCGAGGAGCCCGGCCTCGGTGTCACCCTCGACATGGACGCCGTCGCGGAGCACATGGTCGAGGGCGAGACGCTGTTTGACGAAGCGTAG
- a CDS encoding DUF3179 domain-containing protein, translating into MVSNRTRRRVLASGGATLAALAGCLDAGSGEGDGGGAATDSAPSTTDGGAGDATGTLPLASESLVVEGSFAQLRDWVRSGGPPKDGIPSIDEPSFEPAGEVGDRIGGGDPVFSVVVDGDARAYPQSILVWHEVVNDTVGGDPIAVTYCPLTGTAIGYRRAGVEFGVSGNLLNSNLVMYDRGTDIRWPQVLGTAIEGEHEGRSLQHVPVRWTTWRRWRDAHPDGRVLTRDTGYVRDYDRDPYGTYNPRGGYYARESTLFDPQRADNRHPAKDVFHGARTPSGASAVHGRLLREQRVVSGTAGEVPVVFVHDDVLDTGHGYRLPSTDAPAPTAVDGGYRLDGETYVAGDLPLEPVPSFDAMWFAWFAFYPSTEVHA; encoded by the coding sequence ATGGTATCGAATCGCACGCGACGCCGCGTGCTCGCCAGCGGCGGCGCTACACTCGCCGCGCTCGCCGGCTGTCTGGACGCCGGCTCGGGCGAGGGCGACGGCGGCGGAGCCGCGACGGATTCGGCTCCGTCGACCACCGACGGTGGGGCCGGCGACGCCACCGGCACGCTCCCGCTCGCGAGCGAGTCCCTCGTCGTCGAGGGGTCGTTCGCCCAGCTGCGGGACTGGGTCCGCTCCGGGGGCCCGCCGAAGGACGGCATCCCGTCCATCGACGAGCCGTCGTTCGAGCCGGCCGGCGAGGTCGGCGACAGGATCGGCGGCGGCGACCCCGTGTTCTCCGTCGTGGTCGACGGCGACGCCCGCGCGTACCCCCAGTCGATTCTCGTCTGGCACGAGGTCGTCAACGACACCGTGGGCGGTGACCCGATCGCGGTCACGTACTGCCCGCTCACCGGCACCGCCATCGGCTACCGCCGGGCCGGCGTCGAGTTCGGCGTCTCGGGCAACCTGCTCAACTCGAACCTCGTGATGTACGACCGCGGGACCGACATCCGGTGGCCCCAGGTACTCGGCACCGCCATCGAGGGCGAGCACGAGGGCCGGAGCCTCCAGCACGTCCCCGTCCGGTGGACGACGTGGAGACGCTGGCGCGACGCCCACCCCGACGGCCGGGTGCTCACCCGGGACACCGGCTACGTCCGTGACTACGACCGCGACCCCTACGGGACGTACAATCCCCGTGGCGGCTACTACGCCCGCGAGAGCACGCTGTTCGACCCCCAGCGGGCGGACAACCGGCACCCCGCGAAGGACGTCTTCCACGGGGCACGAACGCCGTCCGGCGCGAGCGCGGTCCACGGACGACTGCTCCGCGAGCAACGGGTCGTCAGCGGCACGGCGGGCGAGGTGCCCGTGGTCTTCGTCCACGACGACGTGCTCGATACGGGTCACGGCTACCGGCTGCCGTCCACCGACGCGCCCGCACCGACAGCCGTCGACGGCGGCTACCGACTCGACGGGGAGACCTACGTCGCGGGCGACCTGCCGCTCGAACCGGTGCCGTCGTTCGACGCGATGTGGTTCGCGTGGTTCGCGTTCTACCCGTCGACGGAGGTCCATGCCTGA
- a CDS encoding phosphoadenosine phosphosulfate reductase family protein, whose amino-acid sequence MSEFPDYLDVDYTDGEGETPATYPSIEHKIEKALEVTQQGLEQYENPAVMWTGGKDSTLTLYFVKEVAERFDYDLPTTVFIDHFQHFEELMEFVEHWADEWDLEVVYARNTDVGDYVDEHDLEPGDDIPVDALSEHNQHHIRNILEYEEDTFPFLLDTYVGNHLLKTVALNDTLESEDIDGIISGIRWDEQEARADETFFSPRHDPDIYPPHDRIQPILQFAEADVWEAFWHFVVPETVEGFPEEGYVPQDYDDLPNGLTHEDIPVSPKYFEGFRSLGSEVSTEKAEQEPAWLQDLENTTERAGRAQDKEDLMERLRDLGYM is encoded by the coding sequence ATGAGCGAGTTCCCCGACTACCTCGACGTCGACTACACGGACGGTGAAGGCGAGACACCGGCGACCTACCCGTCCATCGAGCACAAGATTGAGAAGGCGCTCGAAGTCACCCAGCAGGGCCTCGAACAGTACGAGAACCCCGCCGTGATGTGGACGGGCGGGAAGGACTCGACGCTCACCCTCTACTTCGTGAAGGAGGTCGCGGAGCGGTTCGACTACGACCTGCCGACGACGGTCTTCATCGACCACTTCCAGCACTTCGAGGAGCTGATGGAGTTCGTCGAGCACTGGGCCGACGAGTGGGACCTCGAAGTTGTGTACGCCCGCAACACCGACGTGGGCGACTACGTCGACGAGCACGACCTCGAACCGGGCGACGACATCCCGGTCGACGCGCTCTCGGAGCACAACCAGCACCACATCCGGAACATCCTCGAGTACGAGGAGGACACGTTCCCGTTCCTGCTCGACACCTACGTCGGCAACCACCTGCTGAAGACGGTGGCGCTGAACGACACGCTCGAATCGGAGGACATCGACGGCATCATCTCGGGCATCCGCTGGGACGAACAGGAGGCCCGCGCCGACGAGACGTTCTTCAGCCCGCGCCACGACCCCGACATCTACCCGCCCCACGACCGCATCCAGCCCATCCTCCAGTTCGCCGAGGCCGACGTCTGGGAGGCGTTCTGGCACTTCGTGGTGCCGGAGACGGTCGAGGGATTCCCCGAGGAGGGCTACGTCCCGCAGGACTACGACGACCTGCCGAACGGGCTGACCCACGAGGACATCCCCGTCTCGCCGAAGTACTTCGAGGGCTTCCGCAGCCTCGGCAGCGAGGTCTCGACGGAGAAGGCCGAGCAGGAGCCCGCCTGGCTGCAGGACCTGGAGAACACGACCGAGCGCGCCGGCCGCGCCCAGGACAAGGAGGACCTGATGGAGCGCCTGCGCGACCTCGGCTACATGTAA
- a CDS encoding glucose 1-dehydrogenase produces MYAVAVRRDGSKPEVLEKPRPEPGPGEALVRTLRVGIDGTDHEVIEGAHGGYPDGEDHLVLGHEAVGVVEDPNGTRFQEGDVVVPTVRREPPGGTNEYFERGEPDMAPDGEYVERGIVGAHGFMSEYFTSPADCLVSLPRELADLGFLAEPISISEKAFEHAFASRSAFEWEPDSALVLGNGSLGLLTLAMLDGSEQFERLYCLGRRDRPDPSIDITEELGATYVDSRETPVSAFASTHEPVDFVYEATGYAKHAFETIDALAPNGVGALLGVPTDWQFEVDGGRLHREFVLHNKALVGSVNSHVGHFRAAIDRLDSLPDAFVDDLVTGVYGLDELDAAFATDDSTIKTAVEFGSI; encoded by the coding sequence ATGTACGCAGTCGCAGTGCGTCGTGACGGAAGCAAACCCGAAGTGCTGGAGAAGCCACGTCCGGAGCCGGGACCGGGCGAGGCGCTCGTCCGCACGCTCCGGGTCGGCATCGACGGGACCGACCACGAGGTCATCGAGGGGGCCCACGGCGGCTACCCCGACGGCGAGGACCACCTCGTGCTGGGCCACGAGGCGGTGGGCGTCGTCGAGGACCCGAACGGCACCCGGTTCCAGGAGGGCGACGTCGTCGTCCCGACGGTTCGCCGGGAGCCCCCGGGTGGCACGAACGAGTACTTCGAGCGCGGCGAGCCCGACATGGCCCCCGACGGCGAGTACGTCGAGCGCGGCATCGTCGGCGCGCACGGCTTCATGAGCGAGTACTTCACCAGCCCCGCGGACTGTCTCGTCTCTCTCCCCCGCGAGCTGGCCGACCTCGGCTTCCTCGCCGAGCCCATCAGCATCTCCGAGAAGGCGTTCGAGCACGCGTTCGCGAGCCGCTCGGCGTTCGAGTGGGAGCCCGACTCTGCGCTCGTCCTCGGCAACGGCAGCCTCGGCCTGCTCACGCTCGCGATGCTCGACGGCAGCGAGCAGTTCGAGCGGCTCTACTGTCTCGGTCGCCGTGACCGGCCGGACCCCAGCATCGACATCACCGAGGAGCTCGGCGCGACGTACGTCGACTCCCGCGAGACGCCCGTCTCGGCGTTCGCGTCGACCCACGAGCCCGTCGACTTCGTCTACGAGGCGACCGGCTACGCGAAGCACGCCTTTGAGACCATCGACGCGCTCGCGCCCAACGGCGTCGGTGCGCTGCTCGGCGTGCCCACCGACTGGCAGTTCGAGGTCGACGGCGGCCGGCTCCACCGCGAGTTCGTCCTCCACAACAAGGCGCTCGTCGGCAGCGTCAACTCCCACGTCGGCCACTTCCGGGCGGCCATCGACCGGCTCGACTCCCTGCCCGACGCGTTCGTCGACGACCTCGTCACCGGCGTGTACGGTCTCGACGAACTCGACGCCGCTTTTGCGACCGACGACAGCACTATAAAAACCGCGGTCGAATTCGGTTCCATATGA
- a CDS encoding ribonucleotide-diphosphate reductase subunit beta has product MPLIDTDAEHDPNKILPIDYDWAREYYTAGVANNWVPAEIPMQDDVSQWNGDALTDAERQLVEWNLGFFSTAESLTANNIVLALYEYVTAPECRQYLLRQAYEEAIHTDTFIYCCDTLGFDPDYLYGMYDRVPSIREKDEFVVDLTQVLDEPGFTIESDEDIRALLRDLVGFYVVMEGVFFYAGFAMMLGLKRQGKMVGIGQQFEYIMRDESLHVGFGVDLIQQLRTEHPGVWTDAFGDEVVDLITTAVELEQIYAREACPDEILGMGPDQFAEYVEHVADRRLGQLDLPEQYGTDNPFPWLSEQVDLNREKNFFETQVTEYQSGGSLDW; this is encoded by the coding sequence ATGCCACTCATCGACACCGACGCCGAACACGACCCGAACAAGATACTGCCCATCGACTACGACTGGGCCCGCGAGTACTACACCGCGGGCGTCGCCAACAACTGGGTGCCCGCCGAGATTCCGATGCAGGACGACGTCTCGCAGTGGAACGGCGATGCGCTCACCGACGCCGAGCGCCAGCTCGTCGAGTGGAACCTCGGCTTCTTCTCGACGGCGGAGTCGCTGACCGCGAACAACATCGTCCTCGCGCTGTACGAGTACGTCACCGCGCCGGAGTGCCGGCAGTACCTGCTCCGGCAGGCCTACGAGGAGGCCATCCACACGGACACGTTCATCTACTGCTGTGACACCCTCGGCTTCGACCCGGACTACCTCTACGGGATGTACGACCGGGTGCCCTCCATCCGCGAGAAGGACGAGTTCGTCGTCGACCTCACGCAGGTACTCGACGAGCCCGGGTTCACCATCGAGAGCGACGAGGACATCCGCGCACTGCTCCGGGACCTCGTCGGCTTCTACGTCGTCATGGAGGGGGTCTTCTTCTACGCGGGCTTCGCGATGATGCTCGGCCTGAAGCGCCAGGGGAAGATGGTCGGTATCGGCCAGCAGTTCGAGTACATCATGCGCGACGAGTCGCTGCACGTCGGCTTCGGGGTCGACCTCATCCAGCAGCTCCGGACCGAACACCCCGGCGTCTGGACCGACGCCTTCGGCGACGAGGTGGTCGACCTCATCACCACGGCCGTCGAGCTGGAGCAGATATACGCCCGCGAGGCGTGCCCCGACGAGATCCTCGGGATGGGGCCGGACCAGTTCGCCGAGTACGTCGAGCACGTCGCGGACCGGCGGCTCGGCCAGCTCGACCTGCCCGAGCAGTACGGCACCGACAACCCGTTCCCGTGGCTGTCGGAACAGGTCGACCTCAACCGGGAGAAGAACTTCTTCGAGACGCAGGTGACGGAGTACCAGAGCGGCGGGAGCCTCGACTGGTAG